The following DNA comes from cyanobiont of Ornithocercus magnificus.
GCTAAATGTGTCAATCCGTTCCACTAAAGCTTCCACAAGCTGGCGACGCAGTAAACCTCCATTAGAAGAGAATAAAAAGTCTAGTACTTGGTCAAGCAACCCATCAAGATCTAACTGCGCCTGACTGGCAGCACTTGCCAAGAGATTCTCGAGACGGCTCCAGCGAAAAATCTCGCCATCAAATAACATCTCCTTAAGGCTCTCTCGTAGCTGAGGATCAGGATCCTCCATGAGCCGCCGGGCAAAGTAAGGGTAGGCAGCACCTAGGATCTTAAAGTCAGGGTCTACACTAAGGGCAATGCCTTCTAGTGTTACCAATGACCTGATGATTAGGGCATAGTAAGGTGGCACTCGAAAAGGAAAGCGATACATTACTCCCGACATATCGTCAGTAACACTTTTGAAATCCATTTGGCTAACACCCATTTCAATAGCCTGGGTAAAAATGCTCTCGAAGGCAGGAACAATTGGTTCTAGGTCAACATCTTCAGCCAAGAAACCAAGCTGCACGAAGTCATGGGATAGTTGACGAAAGTTACGATTTACCAAATGCACTACTGCCTGGATTAATCCAGTTCTTGAGTCTCGGCTAACCTCACTCATCATCCCAAAATCGAGATAGCAAAGGCGCCCATCGGCAAGTGCTAGAAGATTGCCTGGATGGGGATCGGCATGGAAGAAGCCATGCTCCAGTAATTGCTGTAGGCTACAATTAACTCCAACCTCGACCATGTTATCTGGATCGACACCCAGTTCACGTACTGCGTGTAGCTTGGTGAGCTTGACGCCATCTATCCATTCCATTGTCAATACCCGGCGGCTAGTAACCTCCCAAAATATGCGTGGCACTGCTATTCGTGGGTTGTGATTGTGTAAATCGCGGAAACGTTCAGCATTGGAAGCTTCATTTATATAATCCATCTCCTCAAATACCCGCCGGCCTAGTTCATCAATTAGTGCTACTAAATCACTACGAATCACTCGAATATTGCCCTTAAGCCAAGCTGCTATATTACGCACAATATATAGGTCGAGCGTAATCTGCTCCCGTAATCCTGGGCGTTGTACTTTCACTGCCACACACTGCCCATCCTTAAGCACACCGCG
Coding sequences within:
- a CDS encoding AarF/ABC1/UbiB kinase family protein; translated protein: MSEDLGDFIEAAGLLEYDPVAITRIYAGHPQRLLRRLWQTLVPIGLFLLGLGTEWSMGILSNHERARSRAREFAELLVKLGPAFIKAGQALSTRPDIVPPVLLEELAQLQDQLPGFDSCLAMACIEEDLGAPIAELFGELDQEPISAASLGQVHRGVLKDGQCVAVKVQRPGLREQITLDLYIVRNIAAWLKGNIRVIRSDLVALIDELGRRVFEEMDYINEASNAERFRDLHNHNPRIAVPRIFWEVTSRRVLTMEWIDGVKLTKLHAVRELGVDPDNMVEVGVNCSLQQLLEHGFFHADPHPGNLLALADGRLCYLDFGMMSEVSRDSRTGLIQAVVHLVNRNFRQLSHDFVQLGFLAEDVDLEPIVPAFESIFTQAIEMGVSQMDFKSVTDDMSGVMYRFPFRVPPYYALIIRSLVTLEGIALSVDPDFKILGAAYPYFARRLMEDPDPQLRESLKEMLFDGEIFRWSRLENLLASAASQAQLDLDGLLDQVLDFLFSSNGGLLRRQLVEALVERIDTFSWQTVQRLGSHLPQSLRPKQLLSATEIDNDNLLDLEPVRQLIAVLRQLPGFQPELIMSRLPRIIREPGLRHMGMALAQGLAERGVVRLVRVAAGSSS